A part of Cannabis sativa cultivar Pink pepper isolate KNU-18-1 chromosome 6, ASM2916894v1, whole genome shotgun sequence genomic DNA contains:
- the LOC115724573 gene encoding uncharacterized protein LOC115724573 → MSIYHCSNHLFLLWFSLSVLPISLSSTSSSSSSSLPSDIHDLLRSKGLPAGLFPKEVKSYTLSDEGQLEVILHGPCLTKFENRVFYDAVLKANLSYGSLMGVEGLTQEELFLWLPVKDIIVKDPKSGLIFFDIVVAHKQLSLSLFEDPPNCNPQPQSEGVLKNNLLKGKGIEALRYKEYK, encoded by the exons ATGAGTATCTACCATTGTAGTAatcatctttttcttctttggtTTTCTCTCTCTGTACTACCCATCTCTCTCTCCTCCacctcatcttcatcatcatcatcgctGCCGTCCGACATACACGATCTTCTCCGGTCAAAAGGATTACCGGCGGGTCTCTTCCCTAAGGAGGTAAAGTCGTACACCCTCTCCGACGAAGGGCAACTAGAAGTGATCCTCCACGGACCATGCTTGACCAAGTTTGAGAACAGAGTGTTCTACGACGCCGTTTTGAAGGCCAACCTCAGTTATGGAAGTCTCATGGGAGTTGAGGGTTTGACTCAAGAAGAGCTCTTTCTATGGTTACCAGTCAAAGACATCATCGTTAAAGACCCAAAATCAGGTCTTATATTCTTTGACATTGTTGTTGCTCACAAACAACTCTCCTTGTCACTCTTCGAAGATCCTCCTAATTGTAATCCCCAACCCCAAAGTGAAG GTGTTTTGAAGAATAATTTGTTGAAAGGAAAAGGAATTGAAGCTCTGAGAtataaagaatataaataa